The following coding sequences lie in one Candidatus Eremiobacterota bacterium genomic window:
- a CDS encoding STAS domain-containing protein: protein MATLRGEWDVATREQLRSALSSLGSESDVLVDLRDASFFDSTALAELIGLYKRLNGAGRRLEALVGESNMRRLLELTSLDGLLGVSRERERYLVERLPRTEWPGPQGDEAENGRRT from the coding sequence GTGGCCACGTTGCGTGGCGAATGGGATGTGGCAACGCGCGAACAATTGCGAAGCGCGTTGAGCTCGCTGGGATCCGAATCCGACGTGTTGGTCGACCTTCGCGACGCGAGCTTCTTTGATTCGACCGCTCTGGCCGAACTAATTGGACTTTACAAACGACTCAACGGCGCAGGGCGCCGCTTGGAAGCGCTCGTCGGCGAGAGTAATATGCGGCGATTACTGGAGTTGACGAGTCTCGACGGGTTGCTCGGGGTTTCCCGGGAACGCGAACGCTACTTGGTGGAGCGTCTTCCACGGACGGAATGGCCCGGTCCACAAGGCGACGAGGCGGAGAACGGTCGAAGGACCTGA